One stretch of Nocardia fluminea DNA includes these proteins:
- a CDS encoding beta-ketoacyl-[acyl-carrier-protein] synthase family protein, with product MGIRIRATGTSRSTDTHSVVTHSGRAAAQCLERAGVRPDQVGVLINTGVFRDSNTVEPAVAALIQKAAGIGLDYTRNDPRTFSFDLMNGAVGVVNAVQVAGSVLATGSTEHVLIVAGDTHPSLARSSADAEFPYATSGAALLLEQVDGAEGFGPVFTATAPGTPAGQAYVDTAAMGTVGRTLMTVEREPDFEDRVLEVAVAVAHSALADLDGAFVALIASTPSPRFPGRLADALDIDRDAVRVPDLADGDPHTAALPLAYARASAEGTLTGYTHVLFVAAGAGPSAAATLYRLPAETTA from the coding sequence ATGGGCATTCGCATCCGAGCCACGGGCACGAGTAGGTCCACCGACACCCACAGCGTCGTCACGCACAGCGGGCGCGCCGCCGCGCAATGTCTGGAACGGGCCGGTGTGCGCCCCGACCAGGTCGGCGTGCTGATCAACACCGGCGTCTTCCGCGACTCGAACACCGTCGAACCGGCGGTGGCCGCGTTGATCCAGAAGGCGGCCGGTATCGGGCTCGACTACACCAGAAACGATCCGCGGACCTTCTCCTTCGATCTGATGAACGGCGCGGTCGGCGTCGTCAATGCCGTCCAGGTGGCGGGCTCGGTCCTGGCCACCGGTAGCACCGAGCACGTCCTGATCGTCGCCGGCGACACTCATCCGTCGCTGGCGCGATCGAGCGCCGACGCCGAATTCCCCTACGCCACCTCGGGTGCCGCGCTGCTACTCGAGCAGGTCGACGGCGCCGAGGGCTTCGGCCCGGTGTTCACCGCGACCGCTCCCGGCACTCCCGCGGGACAGGCCTACGTCGACACGGCCGCCATGGGCACCGTCGGGCGAACGCTGATGACGGTCGAGCGCGAACCCGACTTCGAGGACCGCGTCCTCGAGGTGGCCGTCGCAGTCGCGCACTCCGCGCTCGCCGACCTCGACGGCGCCTTCGTCGCGTTGATCGCGTCCACGCCGAGCCCGCGTTTCCCGGGTCGGCTGGCCGACGCGCTCGACATCGACCGCGACGCGGTACGGGTGCCCGACCTGGCCGACGGCGACCCGCACACCGCCGCGCTGCCGTTGGCCTACGCCCGCGCGAGCGCCGAGGGCACCCTCACCGGCTACACCCACGTGCTGTTCGTCGCCGCGGGCGCGGGTCCTTCCGCCGCCGCGACGCTGTACCGGCTCCCCGCGGAGACCACCGCGTGA
- a CDS encoding MsnO8 family LLM class oxidoreductase: MALESVRFSILDRSRVRRGQDHADALRETVAFAVLAEQWGYHRFWVAEHHSVPGVAGTAPTVLAAAVAAATSRIRVGTGGVMLPNHQPLVVAEQFGVLGALFPGRIDMGLGRSVGFTDGVRRALGHDLDDADDIDARLTEVLEYFASGRKGVHAGSAENVDVPAFLLATGSGAERAARFGLPLVIAPLAGTQAMVDAIERYRTLFQPSDRTPRPYVVVSATAMIADTTEQARRLLLPEAWASAYSRTHGEFPALIPPADIDPAAMTDRQRHLFEQALGNQIHGTEDQVAEALENLVSSTDADEILVHTSTFDRAARLDSHRRLARVVGLRSWFS; this comes from the coding sequence ATGGCACTCGAATCGGTTCGCTTCTCGATCCTGGACCGCTCCCGCGTGCGGCGTGGGCAGGACCACGCCGACGCCCTGCGGGAGACGGTGGCGTTCGCGGTGCTGGCCGAGCAGTGGGGCTATCACCGGTTCTGGGTCGCCGAACACCACAGCGTTCCCGGTGTCGCCGGTACTGCGCCGACCGTGCTGGCGGCGGCGGTCGCGGCGGCCACCTCGCGCATCCGCGTCGGCACCGGTGGGGTGATGTTGCCCAATCATCAGCCCCTTGTCGTCGCCGAGCAGTTCGGCGTGCTCGGGGCGCTGTTTCCCGGCCGGATCGACATGGGCCTCGGTCGTTCGGTCGGCTTCACCGACGGCGTGCGCCGCGCGCTCGGCCACGACCTCGACGACGCCGACGACATCGACGCACGCCTCACCGAGGTCCTCGAGTATTTCGCATCCGGCAGGAAGGGCGTGCACGCCGGCTCCGCGGAGAACGTGGATGTTCCGGCATTCCTGCTCGCCACCGGTTCCGGGGCCGAGCGCGCCGCGCGATTCGGCCTGCCGCTGGTGATCGCCCCCCTCGCGGGCACGCAGGCGATGGTCGACGCGATCGAGCGGTACCGCACACTGTTCCAGCCCTCGGACCGGACCCCACGACCCTATGTCGTGGTCTCCGCGACGGCGATGATCGCCGATACGACCGAGCAGGCGCGCCGGCTGTTGCTGCCCGAGGCCTGGGCGAGCGCCTACTCGCGCACGCACGGTGAGTTCCCCGCGCTCATACCACCCGCGGACATCGACCCGGCGGCGATGACCGATCGGCAGCGTCACCTGTTCGAGCAGGCACTCGGCAACCAGATCCACGGCACCGAGGACCAGGTAGCCGAAGCGCTGGAGAACCTGGTGAGCAGCACCGACGCGGATGAAATCCTCGTCCACACCAGCACTTTCGATCGAGCGGCTCGGCTGGATTCACATCGACGGCTGGCTCGCGTCGTCGGACTGCGGAGTTGGTTCTCGTAG
- a CDS encoding 3-oxoacyl-ACP synthase III family protein, whose product MSQSRFESIGAYLPSNILSTTELISRLKTPPSFDLERITGVKERRVRDTRPESVEDSFTLAVNAARDCLSRSRYAPGELDVIISCSITRSNDGTRMYMEPSFASTIAKTLGAEHAITFDVSNACAGMLTGTYILDRMIRSGVVRNGMVVSGEAITPIAETAVNEISEKYDLQFASLSVGDSGCAVVLDRAVDDADKIHYIELLTAAEHSHLCLGMPSDKSSGVALYTDNRKMHNEARFLLWPDAQGTFLEQQGRDFAGEQFDYIIHHQFGAAAVPYINAVAAREFGAEMPPDLNVIEKYGNTSTTSHFIVLHDQLADDNIAAGSKLLMVPAASGVVAGFLSATISSLKV is encoded by the coding sequence GTGTCACAATCGCGTTTCGAATCCATCGGGGCATATCTTCCGTCGAACATCTTGTCCACCACCGAATTGATCTCCCGGCTGAAAACGCCGCCGTCGTTCGATCTGGAGCGCATCACCGGCGTGAAAGAGCGCCGCGTGCGAGACACCCGCCCGGAGTCGGTCGAGGACTCGTTCACCCTGGCCGTCAACGCGGCGCGCGACTGCCTGTCGCGCTCGCGCTACGCGCCCGGCGAGCTGGACGTGATCATCTCGTGTTCGATCACCCGCAGCAACGACGGCACCCGCATGTACATGGAGCCCTCGTTCGCCTCGACGATCGCCAAGACCCTCGGCGCCGAGCACGCCATCACCTTCGACGTGTCCAACGCCTGCGCCGGAATGCTCACCGGCACATACATTCTCGATCGGATGATCCGTTCGGGAGTGGTGCGCAACGGCATGGTGGTCAGCGGCGAGGCGATCACCCCGATCGCCGAGACCGCGGTGAACGAGATCTCGGAGAAATACGATCTGCAGTTCGCTTCGCTGTCGGTGGGCGACTCCGGGTGCGCGGTCGTGCTGGACCGCGCGGTCGACGACGCCGACAAGATCCACTACATCGAATTGCTCACCGCCGCCGAGCATTCGCACCTGTGCCTGGGTATGCCCAGCGACAAGTCCTCGGGTGTTGCGCTCTACACCGACAACCGCAAGATGCACAACGAAGCGCGGTTCCTGCTCTGGCCCGACGCCCAGGGCACCTTCCTCGAACAGCAGGGCCGCGACTTCGCCGGCGAGCAGTTCGACTACATCATCCATCACCAGTTCGGTGCCGCCGCGGTGCCTTACATCAACGCGGTGGCCGCTCGCGAGTTCGGCGCCGAGATGCCGCCGGACCTCAACGTGATCGAGAAGTACGGAAACACCTCGACCACTTCGCATTTCATCGTTCTGCACGATCAGCTCGCCGACGACAACATCGCGGCGGGATCGAAACTGCTCATGGTGCCCGCCGCGTCCGGCGTCGTCGCGGGATTCCTGTCCGCCACCATCTCCTCCCTGAAGGTCTGA
- a CDS encoding NAD-dependent epimerase/dehydratase family protein — protein MKILVTGASGFLGGAIVRALVAQGTHEVSILVRRTSVLDDLGPAVERVTLVYGDLADAASLSRATSGMDAVIHSAARVDERGTRDRFWTENVRATELLLDAARRGGAGRFVFISSPSALMERDGGDQVEVNESLPYPRRYLNHYSETKAAAERAVLAADTPRFTTVALRPRAIWGAGDRSGPIVRLLDRTATGALPDLSYGRTVEASLCHVDNIVHACLLALRSDTVGGKAYFIADAEKTDVWGFLGEVATRLGLPAPTRRPNPRMLAAVVATIETIWRIPAVANRWSPPLSRYAVALMTRTATYDTGAARRDLGYAPVMDRDTGLARFLAWLDEQGGIGTLAADLR, from the coding sequence ATGAAGATCCTGGTCACCGGCGCGTCCGGATTCCTCGGCGGCGCGATCGTGCGGGCGCTGGTCGCGCAGGGCACCCACGAGGTGTCGATCCTGGTGCGGCGCACCAGTGTTCTCGACGATCTCGGCCCCGCGGTGGAGCGCGTGACGCTCGTCTACGGCGACCTCGCCGACGCGGCATCACTGAGCAGGGCCACCAGCGGCATGGACGCGGTGATCCACAGCGCCGCCCGGGTCGACGAACGCGGCACCAGGGACCGCTTCTGGACCGAGAACGTGCGAGCCACCGAATTACTTCTCGATGCGGCGCGACGCGGCGGGGCGGGGCGGTTCGTCTTCATCTCGAGTCCGAGCGCCCTGATGGAGCGAGACGGTGGCGATCAGGTCGAGGTGAACGAGTCGCTGCCCTATCCGCGCCGCTACCTCAATCACTACTCCGAAACCAAGGCCGCGGCCGAGCGCGCCGTACTCGCCGCTGACACACCGAGATTCACGACCGTGGCGCTGCGACCGCGCGCGATCTGGGGCGCCGGCGACCGATCGGGGCCGATCGTCCGGTTGCTCGACCGGACGGCCACGGGCGCGCTGCCCGACCTGTCCTACGGTCGCACCGTCGAGGCTTCCCTGTGTCACGTGGACAATATCGTGCACGCCTGTCTCCTGGCCTTGCGCTCGGACACGGTGGGCGGCAAGGCGTATTTCATCGCCGACGCCGAGAAAACCGATGTCTGGGGATTTCTCGGCGAGGTCGCCACGCGGCTGGGGTTGCCGGCACCGACGCGGCGACCGAACCCGCGCATGCTCGCCGCGGTCGTCGCGACCATCGAAACGATCTGGCGGATACCGGCGGTGGCGAATCGCTGGTCGCCTCCGCTCTCGCGCTACGCCGTCGCGCTGATGACACGCACCGCCACCTACGACACCGGTGCGGCGCGCCGCGATCTCGGCTACGCGCCGGTGATGGATCGCGATACCGGTCTCGCCCGATTCCTGGCATGGCTCGACGAGCAGGGCGGCATCGGCACACTCGCCGCCGACCTTCGATAG
- a CDS encoding peptide synthetase, whose protein sequence is MNGSKAFRRRVTTTERMYFPMRELAPPFLMQLVIPGEGNIDPDALRSAVTTAAAVTPGARLRRHGDEWVEGDTDPAVRVLDHQLSYPALEADVVVTGAIGPTPDATVEVLLLTGASTTLIFRVFHGVMDGMGMVVWARNVLRALRGEDPIPHPDPIADQELVAKVGTPGKPTPMVPRYRTAVGRGRQHRELAPHLLRHRRIEGAGPGALARVCALLAAETPGTSRIMMPVDLRRHDPSLRSTANLALPLFLDIEPGRHWTAIKEQIKAGLHERRELSQLASTRITLVPDPVNRAVLRTTNWLGARLGRNLASATVSHMGRFTTDELTIPGFRPTGLFVLPQHSVAMPLLFGLTEFDGHTDLTVSARNGAGIEPRLEALLDRLVAMLEADLPTPSPADQPQ, encoded by the coding sequence ATGAACGGCAGCAAGGCTTTCCGTCGTCGGGTGACGACCACCGAGCGGATGTACTTCCCGATGCGCGAGCTGGCTCCGCCTTTTCTCATGCAGCTGGTAATTCCCGGTGAGGGCAACATCGACCCGGATGCATTGCGCTCAGCGGTAACCACCGCCGCGGCGGTCACCCCCGGCGCCCGGCTGCGACGGCACGGCGACGAATGGGTCGAGGGCGACACCGATCCGGCCGTGCGCGTACTCGACCACCAGCTGAGCTACCCCGCGCTCGAGGCCGATGTCGTTGTCACCGGCGCGATCGGCCCGACCCCTGACGCCACTGTCGAGGTGTTGCTGCTCACCGGCGCGTCGACCACGCTGATCTTCCGCGTCTTCCACGGCGTGATGGACGGCATGGGCATGGTGGTGTGGGCGCGGAATGTGCTGCGCGCGCTGCGCGGCGAGGATCCGATCCCCCACCCCGATCCGATCGCCGACCAGGAACTCGTCGCGAAAGTCGGCACTCCCGGCAAACCGACGCCGATGGTGCCGCGCTACCGCACCGCCGTGGGACGAGGCAGGCAGCACCGCGAGCTCGCACCCCATCTGCTCCGTCATCGCCGGATCGAGGGTGCCGGTCCTGGCGCGTTGGCCCGCGTCTGTGCCTTGCTGGCCGCCGAGACCCCCGGCACCTCGCGCATCATGATGCCCGTGGATCTGCGGCGCCACGACCCCTCCCTGCGCTCCACCGCCAACCTCGCGCTGCCGCTGTTCCTCGATATCGAACCCGGCCGGCACTGGACCGCGATCAAGGAACAGATCAAGGCGGGGCTGCACGAACGGCGCGAGCTGAGTCAGCTGGCCAGCACCCGCATCACCCTGGTCCCCGACCCGGTCAACCGGGCGGTGCTGCGCACCACGAACTGGCTCGGTGCCCGCCTGGGCCGCAACCTCGCCTCCGCCACCGTCTCCCACATGGGCCGCTTCACCACCGACGAACTCACGATTCCCGGATTCCGGCCGACCGGGCTGTTCGTCCTTCCCCAGCACAGCGTCGCCATGCCCTTGTTGTTCGGGCTGACCGAGTTCGACGGTCACACCGACCTGACCGTGTCGGCCCGCAACGGAGCCGGCATCGAGCCCCGGCTCGAAGCCCTGCTCGATCGCCTCGTCGCCATGCTCGAAGCCGACCTTCCCACCCCGAGCCCGGCGGACCAGCCGCAGTAG
- a CDS encoding PLP-dependent cysteine synthase family protein, translating into MSIDIEHTERTATVFDSIDQAVGRTPLVRLNRVTDDIAATVYVKLEYLNPAGSVKDRVALFMLDAAEAAGELGPGGVVVEATSGNTGIGLAAIAAARGYRTVVVVPDKSSRDKIALLRAYGAEVHVTPGGRPVGHPEHLRSVALRLAQEIPGAWFAGQYDNPANPAAHRETSGPEIWAQTGGAVTHYVAGIGTGGTVSGTGEFLKQVSGGRVQVVGADPETSVYGGGDGRAWYVESVGHYRHPDTEFDEWPQSYHPEVIDRIERISDGESLRVLHRLAREEGLLLGGSSGTAIAAALRVSRVLGPEDVVVVTAPDSGRGYLSKYFDDGWLGQYGFPLLAAHGEPTVGAVFGVADGARSAGAGTSVLAEARLLPSTTTVSSARGELASRRSLPVVLARRSAGPVVVAEVLGTATQARLVGAPDADPVGAHLDPPPAFAGTTEPVGAAVTRLAEHHGEVLIVHEGQVVGGVDAAAFVAAVVRADAS; encoded by the coding sequence ATGAGCATCGACATCGAGCACACCGAGCGCACCGCCACGGTGTTCGACTCCATCGACCAGGCCGTCGGGCGCACCCCGCTGGTCCGGTTGAACCGGGTCACCGACGACATCGCCGCCACGGTGTACGTGAAGCTCGAATATCTCAATCCCGCGGGGAGCGTGAAGGATCGAGTGGCGCTGTTCATGCTCGACGCCGCCGAGGCCGCGGGGGAGCTGGGGCCCGGTGGGGTCGTGGTGGAAGCGACTTCCGGCAATACCGGCATCGGGTTGGCTGCGATCGCGGCGGCACGCGGTTATCGCACGGTGGTGGTCGTGCCGGACAAGTCGAGCCGCGACAAGATCGCGCTGCTGCGGGCGTACGGCGCCGAGGTGCATGTGACACCGGGCGGCCGTCCGGTCGGGCACCCCGAGCATCTGCGCAGTGTCGCGCTGCGGCTGGCGCAGGAGATCCCGGGTGCCTGGTTCGCGGGCCAGTACGACAACCCGGCCAACCCCGCCGCCCACCGTGAGACCAGCGGTCCGGAGATCTGGGCGCAGACCGGCGGCGCCGTCACCCACTATGTGGCGGGCATCGGCACCGGTGGAACCGTGAGTGGCACAGGGGAATTCCTGAAGCAGGTCTCGGGTGGGCGGGTCCAGGTCGTCGGCGCCGATCCCGAGACATCGGTCTATGGCGGCGGTGACGGCCGTGCCTGGTATGTCGAGTCGGTGGGCCACTACCGGCATCCGGACACCGAGTTCGACGAATGGCCGCAGTCGTACCACCCCGAGGTGATCGACCGGATCGAGCGGATCTCCGATGGGGAATCGCTGCGGGTGCTGCACCGGTTGGCCCGAGAGGAGGGCCTGCTGCTGGGTGGCTCCTCCGGCACGGCGATCGCTGCGGCGCTGCGGGTGTCCCGTGTGCTCGGGCCCGAGGACGTGGTGGTGGTGACAGCGCCCGACTCGGGACGCGGCTATCTGTCGAAGTACTTCGACGACGGTTGGCTCGGGCAGTACGGGTTCCCCTTGCTCGCGGCGCACGGTGAGCCGACGGTCGGTGCGGTGTTCGGTGTCGCCGACGGCGCCCGATCGGCCGGGGCGGGTACGTCGGTGCTCGCCGAGGCGCGGTTGCTCCCGTCGACCACAACCGTCTCGTCGGCGCGCGGGGAGCTCGCTTCGCGCCGGTCGCTGCCGGTTGTTCTCGCCAGGCGGAGCGCGGGACCGGTCGTGGTCGCCGAGGTGCTCGGCACCGCGACGCAGGCTCGGCTCGTCGGCGCTCCGGACGCGGACCCGGTCGGCGCGCACCTCGATCCGCCGCCGGCGTTCGCCGGCACGACAGAGCCGGTAGGGGCTGCGGTGACACGGTTGGCCGAGCACCACGGTGAGGTGCTGATCGTGCACGAAGGTCAGGTGGTCGGTGGGGTCGACGCCGCTGCGTTCGTCGCCGCTGTCGTGCGCGCGGACGCGTCATGA
- a CDS encoding DUF779 domain-containing protein yields the protein MVRHPHGRKVDHRHRAVEASDDALRVLRLLREMHGPVVLYLAPDTDGYTPVCVRREDFRPEAGDVLAGQTAWHTQLWMADRFHVGFDDLDVSIEVRNRPQAGSASLEAACGFRFALRIDQVESAAGVVGEAS from the coding sequence ATGGTTCGACATCCCCACGGCCGCAAGGTAGATCACCGTCACCGTGCGGTCGAGGCCAGCGATGATGCGCTGCGGGTGCTCAGGCTGCTGCGCGAGATGCACGGCCCGGTGGTGCTGTACCTGGCGCCCGACACCGACGGGTACACCCCGGTCTGTGTCCGGCGCGAGGACTTTCGTCCCGAGGCAGGCGACGTCCTGGCCGGGCAGACGGCGTGGCACACCCAGTTGTGGATGGCGGACCGATTTCATGTCGGGTTCGACGACCTCGACGTCAGCATCGAGGTGCGCAACCGTCCGCAAGCGGGTTCGGCCTCGCTCGAGGCGGCGTGCGGATTCCGGTTCGCGCTGCGGATCGACCAGGTCGAATCAGCTGCCGGCGTCGTCGGGGAAGCCTCCTAG
- a CDS encoding fatty acid CoA ligase family protein: MTTATYWATIDRFRALADAEPDRKAVIYPGGTGTDGLPDYRDISYRELDRWSDAIAEHLTESGVGSGTRTIVLVLPSPELYAILFALLKIGAVPVVIDPGMGVRRMVHCLRAVEAEAFIGIPQAHALRVMFRRSFRRVRTTLTVGRRWFWGGPTLDSWTRTPSGALPERVPADPDELLIIGFTTGSTGPAKAVELTHGNLAAMVEQVHAARGHTPPGTSLVTLPLVGVLDLLLGSRCVLPPLIPSKVGSTDPAHVVDAIGRFGVRTMFASPAVLIPLLERLRAHPVDLPSLGSIFSGGAPVPHWCVAGLREVLRPDAEIYAGYGSTEALPMSTIESRELLAGLVERAKSGEGTCIGRPTDRVRVRLLAVTDDPVATWDDTEELGVGEIGEIVVAGPNVSTRYYWPAQANIAGKITDGEQIWHRTGDLGWLDEQGRIWFCGRKSQRITTAHGPMFTVQIEQVFNAVAGVARTALVGVGAPGAQRPVLCVELEPGADAVAALTRLRTRAAGFDTLAPIAEFLVHPRFPVDIRHNAKIGREQLARWATKKLDSRR; the protein is encoded by the coding sequence GTGACGACGGCGACCTACTGGGCCACCATCGACCGATTCCGGGCTCTGGCCGACGCGGAACCCGACCGAAAGGCGGTCATCTATCCCGGTGGCACCGGTACCGACGGTCTGCCCGACTACCGCGACATCAGCTACCGCGAGCTCGATCGCTGGTCCGATGCCATCGCCGAACATCTCACCGAATCCGGGGTGGGCAGTGGCACCCGCACCATCGTGCTCGTACTGCCGAGCCCGGAGCTGTACGCGATCCTGTTCGCGCTGTTGAAGATCGGCGCGGTCCCGGTCGTCATCGATCCGGGCATGGGCGTCCGTCGCATGGTGCACTGTCTGCGCGCGGTCGAAGCGGAGGCGTTCATCGGGATCCCGCAGGCGCATGCCCTGCGGGTGATGTTCCGGCGTAGTTTTCGGCGTGTGCGCACCACTCTCACCGTTGGGCGCCGCTGGTTCTGGGGTGGTCCGACGCTGGATTCGTGGACGCGCACCCCGTCTGGCGCGTTGCCCGAGCGGGTGCCCGCCGATCCGGACGAGTTGCTGATCATCGGATTCACCACGGGCAGTACCGGTCCCGCCAAAGCCGTCGAACTGACCCACGGCAATCTCGCGGCGATGGTGGAGCAGGTGCATGCCGCCCGCGGGCACACCCCACCGGGCACCTCTCTCGTGACGCTGCCGTTGGTCGGGGTGCTCGACCTGCTGCTGGGGTCGCGGTGCGTACTACCACCGCTGATTCCGAGCAAGGTCGGGTCGACCGATCCGGCGCACGTGGTCGACGCGATCGGGCGTTTCGGCGTGCGCACCATGTTCGCCTCGCCCGCGGTCCTGATCCCACTGCTGGAACGGTTACGCGCGCATCCGGTCGACCTGCCGTCGCTGGGCAGCATCTTCTCCGGTGGCGCGCCTGTTCCGCACTGGTGCGTCGCCGGGTTGCGCGAGGTCTTGCGTCCCGACGCCGAGATCTACGCCGGATACGGCTCGACCGAGGCGCTGCCCATGTCGACGATCGAATCACGGGAATTGCTCGCCGGTCTCGTCGAACGTGCCAAGAGCGGCGAGGGCACCTGTATCGGCCGACCCACCGACCGCGTGCGGGTCCGGCTGCTCGCCGTCACCGATGATCCCGTCGCGACCTGGGACGACACCGAAGAACTCGGGGTGGGCGAGATCGGCGAGATCGTGGTCGCCGGCCCGAACGTCAGTACGCGCTACTACTGGCCCGCGCAGGCCAACATCGCCGGCAAGATCACCGACGGTGAGCAGATCTGGCATCGCACCGGGGATCTGGGCTGGCTCGACGAGCAAGGCCGGATCTGGTTCTGTGGGCGCAAGAGTCAGCGGATCACGACCGCGCACGGCCCGATGTTCACCGTGCAGATCGAGCAGGTCTTCAACGCGGTCGCGGGCGTCGCGCGCACGGCGCTGGTCGGTGTCGGCGCCCCCGGCGCCCAGCGCCCGGTCCTGTGCGTGGAACTCGAACCCGGTGCGGACGCGGTGGCCGCGCTCACCCGTTTGCGCACGCGCGCCGCCGGATTCGACACGCTCGCCCCGATCGCCGAATTCCTGGTGCACCCGCGCTTCCCTGTCGATATCCGGCACAACGCCAAGATCGGCCGCGAACAACTCGCCCGCTGGGCCACGAAGAAACTGGACTCGCGACGATGA
- a CDS encoding IclR family transcriptional regulator has translation MTATEPPRSGAQAVDRAVYVLNCFQGGDPELSLSELAQRAGLPVSTTFRLAQALVRGRLLEQDPATDRYRIGHGLACLARPALSRLGLDDAAPHLYALAAGIKITVSLSVADADEALTVFQARPPIHFCHNQIPQERRPLTTSAVGHALLAHASVGLDRGNSELFDTIRRRGFAIEEIDSDEPIRAIAVPVLGPDRQVWGALGVQARAVRLDRELVRAVLPAMHQIAVRIGPYFHTAAAGEGFDAP, from the coding sequence ATGACCGCGACCGAACCACCACGTTCCGGTGCCCAAGCCGTCGACCGTGCCGTATACGTACTGAACTGCTTTCAGGGTGGCGATCCCGAATTGTCGCTGAGTGAATTGGCGCAGCGGGCCGGGCTCCCGGTGAGCACCACCTTCCGGCTGGCCCAGGCGCTGGTGCGCGGCAGGCTGCTCGAGCAGGACCCGGCGACCGACCGCTACCGGATCGGGCACGGACTGGCGTGTCTGGCACGGCCCGCGCTGTCGCGGCTCGGGCTCGACGACGCGGCGCCGCACCTGTACGCGCTGGCCGCGGGCATCAAGATCACCGTCAGTCTCAGTGTCGCCGATGCCGACGAGGCGCTCACAGTATTCCAGGCCCGACCACCGATCCACTTCTGCCACAACCAGATTCCCCAGGAACGCAGGCCGTTGACCACCAGCGCCGTCGGCCACGCGCTACTCGCGCATGCCTCGGTGGGACTCGACCGCGGCAACAGCGAACTGTTCGACACCATTCGTCGGCGCGGGTTCGCCATCGAGGAGATCGACAGCGACGAACCGATCCGCGCGATCGCCGTCCCCGTCCTCGGTCCGGATCGGCAGGTGTGGGGCGCGCTCGGCGTGCAGGCGCGCGCGGTCCGCCTCGACCGCGAGCTGGTTCGCGCCGTATTGCCCGCCATGCACCAGATCGCGGTGCGCATCGGCCCCTATTTCCATACCGCGGCCGCAGGTGAGGGATTCGACGCACCATGA
- a CDS encoding ABC transporter substrate-binding protein, with the protein MLSTPFRRRPLRALAAALVAPAVLAVVTACGGSDAVTTADGKTVLRYQGQTGQVTPYELADNLGYFTKISFQWEGDTTSGPANIQAAATKQVEFGSAFNGAVVKLAAGGAPVQAVLSSYGSDAKSFTGYFVRDDAGITNARDLIGKKVGVNTLGAHHEFVTREWLHQQGLSEAEIKQVQLIVVPPVNTEEALRSGQIDVGALNSVYRETAVGRGGLHPLFTDTGIFGEFDYGTYVFRKDYIAQNPEAVKDFVQGTARATRWLQLTPRDEVVAKFTEIINKRGRNENLKLLDYWRSLGIPVPGAVIADKEIQIWIDWLERNGELPKGKIAAEDLFTNKDNPYANGTYPPASGPTGEVVAAK; encoded by the coding sequence ATGCTGTCCACTCCCTTCCGACGACGTCCGCTGCGTGCGCTCGCCGCCGCGCTCGTCGCACCCGCCGTCCTCGCGGTCGTCACCGCGTGCGGCGGCTCCGACGCGGTGACCACCGCCGACGGCAAGACCGTGCTGCGCTACCAGGGACAGACCGGACAGGTCACGCCGTACGAGCTCGCCGACAACCTGGGCTACTTCACCAAGATCAGCTTTCAGTGGGAGGGCGACACCACCAGTGGCCCGGCCAATATCCAGGCCGCCGCCACCAAGCAGGTCGAATTCGGGAGCGCGTTCAACGGCGCGGTGGTCAAGCTGGCCGCGGGTGGTGCGCCGGTACAGGCGGTGCTGAGCTCCTACGGTTCCGACGCCAAGTCGTTCACCGGCTACTTCGTGCGCGACGACGCCGGCATCACCAATGCCCGTGACCTGATCGGCAAGAAGGTCGGTGTCAATACTCTCGGCGCGCACCACGAGTTCGTCACCCGCGAGTGGCTGCACCAGCAGGGTCTGAGCGAGGCCGAGATCAAGCAGGTCCAGTTGATCGTGGTGCCGCCGGTCAACACCGAGGAAGCGCTGCGGAGCGGGCAGATCGATGTCGGCGCGCTCAACAGCGTGTACCGCGAGACCGCGGTCGGGCGCGGAGGCCTGCACCCACTGTTCACCGACACCGGAATCTTCGGCGAATTCGACTACGGCACTTACGTTTTCCGCAAGGACTACATCGCCCAGAATCCCGAGGCGGTCAAGGACTTCGTGCAGGGCACCGCACGAGCGACCCGATGGCTGCAACTGACTCCGCGCGATGAGGTCGTCGCGAAGTTCACCGAGATCATCAACAAGCGTGGACGCAACGAGAACCTCAAACTGCTCGACTACTGGCGCAGTCTCGGCATTCCGGTGCCCGGAGCGGTGATCGCGGACAAGGAGATCCAGATCTGGATCGACTGGCTCGAGCGCAACGGTGAGCTGCCCAAGGGCAAGATCGCCGCCGAGGACCTGTTCACCAACAAGGACAACCCCTACGCCAACGGCACCTACCCGCCGGCCAGCGGCCCGACCGGAGAGGTGGTGGCCGCGAAATGA